GGACGAGTAAAGCTGAACTGGACAGTATTCCAGAAATGGCGGCAGCTTATCCCGAGTTTTCGCAATTTAAAGAACTTCCGGCATGGGGATTCTATGTTCGGCATGCGGAAAATATACATTTTGACCGGGTCGTGTTGAAATTAAAAGATAAGGAGTATCGACCTATGCTGGTCTTTGATGATGTAAAAGGTTATTCACTGTCACAGGTGAAGCAGTCAGGGGCAAAGGGTAAGAAGGAGCTCGTTGCAGTGGATTCTAAAAAGATAAAACCCCGAGCTGATTCTATAATCCGCTAAAAAGAAATATGATGCGATGCTATTGGGTACTGATTTTTTTATTGTCAATGACAAGAGTCTCCGCGCAGAATACAGCGCAAGATTCCGTATATGTCTATGCACATTATACCAAAAAGGAGGTCTACATCCCAATGCGGGATGGGGTCAAGCTCTATACGGCCATTTATATGCCAAAGGGTACCTCGATAAGCTATCCGATTTTGATGACACGTACGCCATATAGCATCGCGCCCTACGGTGAGCAGTCCTTTCGTGTTCCAATTGGTCCCAGTATGGAGTTTACAAAAGAAAAATTCATCTTTGTATACCAAGATGTGCGGGGTAAGTATAAATCTGAGGGAGATTTTGTTGCCAATAGGCCCTATATCGTCGAAGGTAATCCAACACAGGTCAATGAATCGACGGATACGTACGATAGCATTGACTGGCTCGTCAGACAGTTGAACTCCAATGGGAAAGTGGGTGTTTGGGGGATTTCTTCTCCAGGAATGTATGCTTCCATGTCATTGATTGATTCCCATCCCGCTTTGGCGGCCGTTTCGCCGCAAGCACCGGTGACCGATTGGTTTCTTGGAGACGATCGGCATCACAATGGTGCTTTTATGTTGATGGGGAGTTTTTCCTTTCTTTCCTCTTTTGGAAAAAAACGGGATTCCATCGGGATAAGAGGACCAGCAGGTTTTGCAGGTTATGGAACGGACAATGCCTATTCGTTTTTTCTCAAAGCTGGAGCGCTTAAAAATCTAAATAAACAGTTTCTGAAGAACGAGAGCATATTGTGGAACGAGATGATGGCCAATGCCGATTACAACGACTATTGGCAAGACCGGGCTTATTTGTCCCGCATCCGTGAAGTAAAACCACAGGTACTTGTAGTCGGAGGTTGGTTTGATCAGGAGGATTTATACGGTCCGCTGAAAACATATGCGGCTTTGCGGAAAATAGCACCTGATCGTGTCAAACTGGTGATGGGCCCCTGGTATCACGGTTCTTGGACCAAGGGAGCAGGGCGGTATTTGGATAGCCTGGACTTTGGCCAAAATACGGCTGTTTATTATCGTAAAGAAGTCGAACTACCCTTTTTTGTCAACTACCTTAAAGAAAAAGGAAAAGATACGCTCGCTGTAGCTA
The window above is part of the Sphingobacterium sp. ML3W genome. Proteins encoded here:
- a CDS encoding CocE/NonD family hydrolase — protein: MTRVSAQNTAQDSVYVYAHYTKKEVYIPMRDGVKLYTAIYMPKGTSISYPILMTRTPYSIAPYGEQSFRVPIGPSMEFTKEKFIFVYQDVRGKYKSEGDFVANRPYIVEGNPTQVNESTDTYDSIDWLVRQLNSNGKVGVWGISSPGMYASMSLIDSHPALAAVSPQAPVTDWFLGDDRHHNGAFMLMGSFSFLSSFGKKRDSIGIRGPAGFAGYGTDNAYSFFLKAGALKNLNKQFLKNESILWNEMMANADYNDYWQDRAYLSRIREVKPQVLVVGGWFDQEDLYGPLKTYAALRKIAPDRVKLVMGPWYHGSWTKGAGRYLDSLDFGQNTAVYYRKEVELPFFVNYLKEKGKDTLAVATIFVTGENKWSTHETWPIVKSKAQPLFFTTEMKLSFQQATKAAPSYVSYYSDPNKPVPYTREKTVLRGYKYMYEDQYFAAQRQDVLVFETDVLAQDLKLMGNIQANLFVSSSGTDADFVVKLIDVHPYAKGDKLSDCQCLVRAEVMRAKYRKSFSHPEAIKPDQIHEIRFDMQDAAHVFKKGHKIMVQVQSSWFPLVDRNPQQFMNIYEASDADFKKQEQRIYCQGKYASFILLPIVNSHEN